Sequence from the Herbaspirillum sp. meg3 genome:
CACGCCGGATCTGGAGATCCGCAAGCCGGTTCGCGTCAACGTCGGCGCAACCGTCCAGCAGGCCATTATGCAAAGCGGTCTGCTGCGGGAGTGTACAGCAATCGACCTGACCGTTTGTCGCGTCGGTATCTACGGCAAGCTGAAAACACTGGA
This genomic interval carries:
- a CDS encoding RnfH family protein; translation: MAEAEQLQADQLQVEICYATPDLEIRKPVRVNVGATVQQAIMQSGLLRECTAIDLTVCRVGIYGKLKTLDTVLRDQDRIEIYRPLIADPMDSRRRRVQKKGG